The Niastella koreensis GR20-10 genome includes a window with the following:
- a CDS encoding RagB/SusD family nutrient uptake outer membrane protein — translation MKRCNINTLYILLICALAMTATGCKKWLVDEDHDPSNLTPDDYYTLPGHADAAIAAAYDRTRFFAGGAGIFANNFSMLEMPTGTAKTETGQNTDLNNLLGLSYNGDNVFVLNWWTSLYQVIAQTNLVLDRVPAIKMDDAKKKQVLGEAQFLRAWSYFYLVRLYGDVPLLTTSVLKATDAMVYAGRTSKDSIYNQVVTDLKNAEASGLSWTDASGRASLGAVKSLLAEVYLTMAGYPLNKGKAYYQLAADKANEVITSGKFSLFTDYNSLHDESQENMGEQIFEIQFQASVANNGNQPLLLPNFKDVSAYGTEVGSTTPTLTFFNSFEPGDKRTADRQGFFYTSYYDGGSGALKALGAPYIYKHFDIGANGTAGKPGTANSGLNWMNIRYAQVLLTYAEAQNETDAGLSQGAVNALKLIRDRAGLVTGTLGSYNQASFRDAVWKERWHELCYEGVTWFDMVRLKKAYKESTNSFEGFVGHKLPESGATLQAKHLLFPLPTLEMQNNPNLRPQNDGYPGV, via the coding sequence ATGAAACGCTGCAACATAAATACGCTTTATATACTACTGATATGTGCCTTAGCCATGACAGCCACTGGTTGTAAAAAATGGCTGGTTGATGAGGATCATGATCCTTCGAACCTGACGCCCGACGATTATTATACACTGCCTGGCCACGCTGATGCCGCCATTGCCGCCGCGTACGACAGGACCCGGTTCTTTGCCGGCGGCGCCGGCATCTTTGCCAATAACTTCTCTATGCTTGAAATGCCAACCGGTACTGCCAAAACTGAAACAGGACAAAACACTGACCTGAACAACCTGCTTGGTCTTAGTTATAATGGCGACAACGTGTTTGTACTGAACTGGTGGACCAGCCTGTATCAGGTAATTGCCCAAACCAACCTGGTGTTGGACAGGGTGCCTGCCATAAAAATGGATGATGCCAAAAAGAAGCAGGTACTGGGTGAAGCGCAGTTCTTACGGGCCTGGTCCTATTTTTACCTGGTACGACTGTATGGCGACGTGCCGCTGCTTACTACATCTGTTTTAAAGGCGACCGATGCCATGGTGTATGCCGGCCGTACCTCGAAAGATTCGATTTACAACCAGGTAGTGACCGACCTGAAGAACGCCGAAGCTTCGGGCTTGTCATGGACTGATGCGAGCGGGCGTGCTTCGCTGGGCGCCGTAAAGTCGCTGCTGGCTGAAGTATATTTAACCATGGCTGGTTATCCGTTGAATAAGGGAAAAGCTTATTATCAACTGGCTGCCGATAAAGCAAATGAGGTAATTACAAGCGGCAAATTCTCGCTGTTTACTGATTATAACAGTCTGCACGACGAGTCACAGGAAAATATGGGAGAACAGATCTTTGAAATTCAATTCCAGGCCAGTGTAGCCAACAATGGAAACCAGCCCTTATTGTTACCCAACTTTAAAGATGTGTCAGCTTATGGGACAGAAGTAGGGTCTACCACGCCTACCCTGACATTCTTTAACTCGTTTGAACCGGGTGATAAGAGGACTGCAGACAGACAGGGTTTCTTTTACACTTCCTATTATGATGGTGGCAGCGGTGCTTTAAAGGCGCTGGGTGCTCCCTACATTTATAAACATTTTGATATAGGAGCTAATGGCACGGCAGGAAAACCGGGAACGGCCAACAGCGGATTGAACTGGATGAACATCCGCTATGCGCAGGTATTGCTCACCTATGCCGAGGCGCAGAATGAAACAGACGCCGGTCTTTCCCAGGGCGCAGTGAATGCTTTGAAACTCATCCGCGACCGGGCAGGCCTGGTAACCGGGACCCTGGGCAGTTATAACCAGGCTTCTTTCAGGGATGCTGTTTGGAAAGAGCGCTGGCATGAGCTGTGTTATGAAGGGGTAACCTGGTTTGATATGGTGCGGCTGAAAAAAGCCTACAAGGAAAGCACGAACAGCTTTGAAGGCTTTGTGGGGCATAAACTTCCTGAGAGCGGTGCAACCTTACAAGCCAAACATTTGTTGTTTCCGCTGCCCACCCTTGAAATGCAAAACAATCCTAACCTGAGGCCGCAAAACGACGGTTATCCGGGGGTATAA
- a CDS encoding SusC/RagA family TonB-linked outer membrane protein → MKKQFYFVGRLCLLSFLALLISTLTFSQNRPISGKVTDAKDGTPLPGVSVQVKGQNTGATTDINGSFTISAVPGATLTFTHTGYEGFQVKVGEQESLNVQLQLSKGSMSEVVVIGYGTARKKDLTGSVGSVKASQLQERPAASVNEALSGRIPGVQVNTNSGRPGGQTSIRIRGFSSINSSNNPLYVVDGVYIPIGNQTLNSNSIDYINPNDIASVEVLKDASGTAIYGARGANGVVLITTKRGTNGPAKVTYDGNYSVPTIGPHRVHMLNAQQYLDLEDLAFDNIKVYDPDGWAAGVYSQAVDPRVKRKSLPTMFDANGKPLYNTDWMKESLQHKLSQNHQVGVTGGSDNNLYGLFLNYRDDNGLLLNSYLKRYAARFVLDMKPKEWLRMGGSISYNNQEENLVDQGTGGLNSVRMITESFPFLPVKFADGSWGDNYLYPGAEGGSNPVHIMTDRKYIVDVQSMLGHSYINLLLGNGFDIKSQVGVSLIQRQENQFSGRGLSNISMDQQGTASIFDNREVYWSSETFLNYNKSFHGGDHTVSGLVGLSWQGTNYVSNNSSAQTFSTDFFQYNNLGQGSVQNASSSGKSNFAFNSYFGRVNYGYKQKYMLTVTGRIDGSSKFGDNHKYAFFPSAGLAWNASNEDFLKSNKVISHLKFRVSTGLTGNSEIAPYSSDALLGSYAGIFNNARFSGIGTGRLGNPDLKWEKTAQTDAGIELGVLENRINLEFDAYYRKTTDMLLDAPLPRSTGYSSFFRNVGSMENKGIEIGLKTVNIKTQDFSWNTTFNISFNRNKVLSLATPAPIFSGNPNFLSNTGIIQVGQPVGSFWGLIREGVWTESERAEAAKYSSQSYRGGKPILPGDLKYKDINGDYAINDLDRVIIGNGNPKGWGAFSNDFSYKNFDLLVELSFMYGNDILNQTHHSGEDRTGIANSFSSVLNYYQPGKNDHNTMIATIRDTRAGYVTNVDTRWIEDGSFLRGKNLLLGYNVPAKIYERWKLSKLRVSASVQNFFLKTKFSGNDPEVTTYSNAFAQGQTFFDYPKPTTYMLSINVGL, encoded by the coding sequence ATGAAAAAGCAGTTTTATTTCGTCGGACGGCTATGTCTGCTAAGCTTTCTCGCACTATTAATTTCAACCTTAACGTTTTCTCAAAACCGCCCAATAAGCGGTAAGGTGACTGATGCCAAAGACGGTACCCCATTGCCCGGTGTATCGGTTCAGGTAAAAGGTCAGAACACGGGAGCCACTACCGATATTAATGGTAGTTTCACAATCAGTGCGGTACCTGGCGCTACACTCACGTTTACCCACACGGGTTACGAAGGCTTTCAGGTAAAGGTAGGGGAGCAGGAATCCCTCAATGTTCAATTGCAATTAAGTAAAGGGTCAATGAGTGAAGTGGTGGTGATTGGTTATGGTACCGCCAGGAAAAAAGACCTTACTGGGTCTGTAGGTTCGGTAAAAGCCTCGCAACTGCAGGAACGGCCGGCAGCTTCGGTGAACGAAGCATTATCAGGTCGTATTCCGGGTGTACAGGTTAATACCAACTCAGGCCGCCCCGGTGGGCAAACCTCTATCCGCATCCGCGGTTTCAGTTCTATCAACTCCTCGAACAACCCGCTGTATGTAGTGGATGGGGTGTATATACCCATCGGCAACCAAACCCTGAACAGTAATTCTATCGACTACATTAACCCGAATGATATTGCTTCGGTAGAAGTACTGAAAGACGCATCGGGAACGGCCATATATGGCGCCCGTGGTGCCAATGGCGTAGTGCTTATTACCACTAAACGTGGTACCAACGGACCAGCAAAAGTTACTTATGATGGTAATTACAGTGTGCCTACTATTGGTCCCCATAGAGTGCACATGCTGAATGCACAGCAATACCTGGATCTGGAAGATCTGGCCTTTGATAATATAAAAGTGTATGATCCGGACGGTTGGGCTGCAGGCGTTTATTCTCAGGCTGTAGACCCAAGGGTAAAAAGAAAGAGCCTGCCTACCATGTTTGATGCCAATGGCAAGCCTTTGTATAATACCGACTGGATGAAAGAATCTTTACAGCATAAGCTTTCACAAAACCATCAGGTAGGTGTTACCGGCGGAAGCGACAATAATTTATATGGTCTGTTCCTGAACTATCGCGATGATAATGGATTACTGCTTAATTCTTATCTGAAACGGTATGCCGCGCGCTTTGTGCTTGACATGAAACCGAAAGAGTGGTTGAGAATGGGCGGTAGCATTAGCTATAATAACCAGGAAGAAAACCTGGTAGACCAGGGTACTGGCGGGTTGAACTCTGTGCGTATGATCACAGAATCATTCCCCTTTTTGCCGGTTAAGTTTGCAGATGGCAGCTGGGGCGATAACTACCTGTACCCAGGTGCTGAAGGTGGTAGCAACCCGGTTCACATTATGACCGATAGAAAATATATTGTGGATGTGCAGAGCATGCTCGGGCATTCCTATATAAACCTTTTACTCGGCAACGGATTTGATATCAAAAGCCAGGTTGGGGTGAGTTTGATACAAAGACAGGAAAACCAGTTCAGCGGCCGGGGGCTTTCCAACATCTCCATGGACCAACAAGGTACCGCCAGTATTTTTGATAACCGTGAAGTATACTGGTCAAGTGAGACCTTCCTGAACTACAACAAATCTTTTCATGGCGGCGATCATACCGTGAGTGGCTTGGTAGGACTTTCCTGGCAGGGAACAAACTATGTTTCCAATAATTCCAGTGCCCAAACCTTTTCTACAGACTTTTTCCAGTATAATAACCTGGGCCAGGGTAGTGTGCAGAACGCATCGAGCTCAGGCAAAAGCAATTTCGCGTTCAACTCTTATTTTGGCCGCGTGAATTATGGCTACAAGCAAAAATACATGTTGACGGTTACCGGTCGTATTGATGGTAGTTCAAAATTTGGTGACAACCATAAGTACGCCTTCTTCCCTTCGGCTGGTTTGGCCTGGAATGCCAGCAACGAAGATTTTCTTAAAAGCAATAAAGTTATCTCCCATCTTAAATTTCGGGTAAGTACCGGGTTGACAGGAAACTCAGAAATTGCGCCTTATTCATCAGACGCCTTACTGGGTTCCTATGCCGGTATTTTCAACAACGCCCGGTTCTCTGGTATTGGTACCGGCAGGTTAGGTAACCCTGACCTGAAGTGGGAAAAAACCGCCCAGACAGATGCTGGTATTGAACTGGGTGTACTGGAAAACAGGATCAACCTGGAATTTGATGCATACTATCGCAAAACCACAGACATGTTGCTGGATGCACCATTGCCAAGATCAACCGGTTATTCTTCATTTTTCCGCAACGTAGGCAGCATGGAAAACAAGGGGATTGAAATTGGTTTGAAAACGGTAAATATCAAAACCCAGGACTTCTCCTGGAACACCACTTTTAATATTTCCTTCAACAGAAATAAGGTGCTTTCCCTGGCTACGCCGGCCCCCATCTTCTCAGGTAATCCAAACTTTTTATCAAACACTGGTATCATCCAGGTTGGCCAACCTGTTGGTTCATTCTGGGGCCTGATACGCGAAGGGGTATGGACAGAATCTGAAAGAGCAGAAGCTGCGAAATACTCAAGCCAGAGTTACCGTGGCGGTAAACCCATTTTGCCGGGCGATTTGAAATACAAGGATATAAATGGTGATTATGCCATCAATGACCTCGACAGGGTGATCATTGGTAATGGTAATCCTAAAGGCTGGGGTGCTTTCAGCAATGATTTCAGCTATAAGAATTTCGACCTGCTTGTTGAGCTTTCTTTCATGTATGGGAACGATATCCTGAACCAAACGCACCACTCCGGTGAAGACCGTACAGGTATTGCTAACAGCTTCAGTTCAGTACTGAATTATTATCAGCCTGGTAAGAACGATCACAATACCATGATCGCTACTATTCGTGATACCCGCGCCGGTTATGTAACCAATGTGGATACCCGCTGGATAGAAGATGGTTCGTTTTTGCGTGGAAAAAACCTGTTACTCGGCTATAATGTACCAGCCAAAATATATGAGCGCTGGAAGCTGAGCAAGCTGCGGGTAAGCGCTTCTGTGCAGAATTTCTTCCTGAAAACAAAGTTCTCGGGTAACGATCCGGAGGTGACTACTTATAGTAATGCCTTTGCACAGGGCCAGACTTTCTTTGATTATCCCAAACCAACAACATACATGCTAAGCATAAATGTTGGATTGTAA
- a CDS encoding LacI family DNA-binding transcriptional regulator, with product MKRVSLKDIARIAGVSPSTVSFVLNGKAKQMRISETLASKIMEVAKKEGYHPNPVAVSLRTGKSQILGLIVESISGNFFASLSRIIEEEAARFGYKIVYTSTENKLQKGKELIGMLAQRQVDGYIITPTPGMEQDINELIADNKPVVLMDSYFPGIDVPHVLVNNYEGVKKGMAHMIEKGYRRIGFVTVDLNLVQMDERLKAYHDTMHNEGLTTDNLVLTLKYEEEKEKGIQQVTDFIKNTPDLEAVFFATNYLGLLGLEGIHRLGLKLPDDLAMICFDDHDVFRLYPPGITCIQQPAEEIARTALELLMEQLGKGNGTPGETRIEISPGLVIRGTTEYVQKVK from the coding sequence ATGAAACGGGTCTCCCTCAAAGATATAGCTCGCATAGCCGGTGTGTCACCCTCAACTGTATCATTTGTCCTGAATGGCAAGGCTAAACAAATGCGCATCAGTGAAACGCTTGCCAGTAAGATCATGGAGGTTGCTAAAAAGGAAGGATATCATCCCAACCCGGTAGCAGTAAGCCTGAGAACCGGAAAATCACAGATCCTGGGACTGATCGTTGAATCTATTTCGGGTAACTTTTTTGCTTCCCTTTCCCGCATCATTGAAGAAGAAGCCGCCCGCTTTGGCTATAAGATTGTGTACACAAGTACCGAAAATAAGCTGCAGAAGGGCAAGGAACTCATAGGCATGCTGGCGCAACGCCAGGTTGATGGATACATTATTACACCAACCCCCGGCATGGAACAGGACATCAATGAACTGATAGCCGACAATAAGCCTGTTGTGCTTATGGACAGCTATTTCCCGGGCATTGATGTGCCCCACGTGCTTGTTAATAACTACGAAGGGGTGAAGAAAGGCATGGCTCATATGATAGAAAAGGGCTATCGCCGTATTGGGTTTGTGACCGTTGACCTGAACCTGGTACAAATGGACGAGCGGTTAAAAGCCTACCACGATACCATGCATAATGAAGGGCTGACTACCGATAACCTGGTGCTGACCCTGAAATACGAAGAGGAGAAGGAGAAGGGCATTCAACAGGTGACTGATTTCATAAAGAACACCCCGGATTTGGAAGCTGTGTTCTTTGCCACCAACTACCTGGGTTTGCTGGGGCTGGAAGGCATTCACCGCCTGGGACTGAAACTGCCCGATGATTTGGCTATGATCTGCTTTGACGACCATGATGTATTTCGCCTGTACCCGCCTGGTATTACCTGCATTCAGCAGCCAGCAGAAGAGATTGCCAGAACCGCCCTGGAGCTGTTAATGGAGCAGCTGGGCAAGGGAAATGGCACACCCGGAGAAACCAGAATCGAGATCTCACCAGGCCTTGTAATACGGGGTACTACAGAATATGTACAAAAAGTAAAATAA
- the rplL gene encoding 50S ribosomal protein L7/L12, translated as MADLKAFAEQLVSLTVKEVNELAKILKEEYGIEPAAAAVAVAAGPAGPAAAAEEKTAFDVILKNGGANKLNVVKVVKELTGLGLKEAKDLVDGAPKPVKEGISKADADALVAKLKEAGAEVEVK; from the coding sequence ATGGCAGATTTAAAAGCATTCGCTGAGCAGTTAGTAAGCCTGACTGTTAAAGAAGTTAACGAGTTAGCAAAAATCCTGAAAGAAGAGTATGGCATCGAGCCTGCAGCTGCTGCTGTAGCTGTTGCTGCTGGTCCTGCTGGTCCTGCTGCTGCAGCAGAAGAAAAAACTGCTTTCGACGTTATCCTGAAAAACGGTGGCGCTAACAAACTGAACGTAGTTAAAGTGGTTAAAGAATTGACTGGTCTTGGTTTGAAAGAAGCTAAAGACTTAGTTGATGGCGCTCCAAAACCAGTTAAAGAAGGTATCAGCAAAGCTGATGCTGACGCTCTGGTTGCTAAGCTGAAAGAAGCTGGCGCTGAAGTAGAAGTTAAGTAA
- the rplJ gene encoding 50S ribosomal protein L10 translates to MTKQEKNEVIEVLKEKFSQYNNFYVTNTESLTVAQVGNLRRVCFNKKVEMRVAKNTLIRKALEALDEKRYAGMFDSLNGVTAIMFSENAKEPALILSDFRDAYGKGKKDIKLKPELKAAFIDGDVFMGDNQLATLATLKSKNDLIGEIIGLLQSPAKNVISGLNAGNKLAGLIKALEDRAQ, encoded by the coding sequence ATGACAAAACAGGAAAAAAACGAAGTAATTGAAGTATTGAAGGAGAAGTTTTCTCAATACAACAATTTCTATGTTACCAATACAGAATCATTGACCGTTGCACAGGTAGGTAACCTGCGCCGGGTATGTTTCAATAAGAAAGTTGAAATGAGAGTGGCCAAAAATACCCTCATTCGCAAGGCTTTAGAAGCCCTGGACGAAAAAAGGTATGCTGGCATGTTTGATTCACTGAACGGCGTAACTGCTATTATGTTCAGTGAGAATGCCAAGGAACCAGCGCTGATCCTCAGCGACTTCCGTGATGCCTATGGTAAAGGTAAAAAAGACATTAAGCTGAAACCCGAACTGAAAGCCGCCTTTATCGATGGTGATGTTTTCATGGGCGACAATCAACTGGCTACCCTGGCTACCCTGAAAAGCAAAAACGACCTTATCGGGGAAATCATCGGTCTGTTGCAATCACCTGCAAAGAATGTTATCAGCGGCCTGAACGCTGGCAACAAACTGGCTGGTTTGATCAAAGCATTAGAAGATCGCGCACAGTAA
- the rplA gene encoding 50S ribosomal protein L1, translating into MARVPKKRKAVDAKVDKNKVYSLKEASSIVKTVNTTKFDASVDLHIRLGVDPKKADQAIRGTVILPHGTGKTKKVLVLCTPDKEADAKAAGADFVGLDEFVQKIEGGWTDVDVIIATPSVMPKIGKLGKILGPRNLMPNPKTGTVTNDVAAAVNDMKGGKIAFKVDKAGIIHASIGRVSFSPEKIAENSHQLIDAIVKAKPSSAKGTYLKSVFMASSMSPAIAVDTKSLMN; encoded by the coding sequence ATGGCAAGAGTTCCTAAAAAAAGAAAAGCAGTCGACGCGAAAGTCGATAAAAATAAAGTGTATTCACTGAAAGAGGCTTCCTCTATCGTGAAAACCGTTAATACAACCAAGTTTGATGCATCGGTAGACCTTCACATCCGTTTGGGTGTTGACCCCAAGAAAGCCGATCAGGCTATTCGTGGTACCGTTATCCTGCCTCATGGTACTGGTAAAACCAAAAAAGTACTGGTATTATGTACGCCCGATAAAGAAGCTGATGCAAAAGCAGCCGGCGCCGATTTTGTTGGCCTGGATGAGTTTGTTCAAAAAATTGAAGGTGGCTGGACTGACGTAGACGTTATCATCGCTACGCCTTCAGTGATGCCTAAAATTGGTAAACTGGGTAAGATCTTAGGTCCCCGTAACCTGATGCCTAACCCTAAAACAGGTACTGTTACCAATGATGTAGCTGCAGCTGTAAATGATATGAAAGGTGGTAAAATCGCCTTCAAGGTTGATAAAGCTGGTATCATCCACGCTTCTATCGGCCGCGTAAGCTTCAGCCCTGAGAAAATTGCTGAGAACAGCCATCAGCTGATCGATGCAATTGTAAAGGCAAAGCCTTCTTCTGCAAAAGGTACTTACCTGAAAAGCGTGTTCATGGCAAGTTCTATGAGCCCTGCAATTGCAGTTGACACAAAATCTTTAATGAACTAA
- the rplK gene encoding 50S ribosomal protein L11 — MAKEITGFVKLQVKGGQANPAPPVGPALGSKGINIMEFCKQFNARTQDKMGKVLPVLITVYSDKSFEFVIKTPPAAVQLLEAAKLQSGSKEPNRNKVGKVNWNQVEAIAKDKMPDLNCFTLESAMRMVAGTARSMGLTVDGKAPWEN, encoded by the coding sequence ATGGCAAAAGAAATTACCGGCTTCGTAAAGCTACAGGTAAAAGGCGGCCAGGCAAATCCGGCTCCTCCTGTAGGTCCTGCACTGGGTTCCAAGGGTATCAATATCATGGAATTCTGCAAACAATTCAACGCCCGCACGCAGGATAAAATGGGAAAAGTACTTCCCGTATTAATCACCGTTTATAGCGACAAATCGTTCGAGTTTGTAATTAAAACTCCTCCTGCAGCCGTTCAGTTGCTGGAAGCTGCTAAACTGCAAAGCGGTTCTAAAGAGCCTAACCGTAATAAGGTTGGTAAAGTGAACTGGAACCAGGTAGAGGCTATTGCAAAAGACAAAATGCCCGACCTGAATTGTTTCACCCTGGAAAGTGCTATGCGTATGGTGGCTGGTACAGCCCGCAGCATGGGTCTTACCGTAGATGGTAAAGCTCCCTGGGAAAATTAA
- the nusG gene encoding transcription termination/antitermination protein NusG — protein sequence MEQAIQQQETKWYVLRVVSGKERKVKEYLDKEISRGGWGEVVKQVFLPVEKVYKVQNGKKVMRERNYYPGYVMIEVLENKLSDDLREAIKNTTNVIHFLGKENPIALRKAEVNKMLGKMDEMAETGGVSMSEPFIVGETIKIIEGPFNDFNGIIEEVNDEKKKLKVTVKIFGRSTPVELNYMQVEKLS from the coding sequence ATGGAACAAGCAATTCAACAACAAGAAACTAAATGGTATGTGCTGCGGGTAGTGAGCGGCAAGGAGCGCAAGGTAAAAGAGTACCTTGACAAGGAGATTTCCCGCGGTGGATGGGGCGAGGTAGTGAAGCAAGTGTTTCTTCCTGTGGAAAAGGTTTATAAAGTGCAGAATGGCAAGAAGGTAATGCGTGAAAGAAACTATTACCCAGGCTATGTAATGATTGAAGTGCTGGAAAATAAACTTTCTGACGATTTACGCGAAGCCATTAAGAATACTACTAATGTGATCCATTTTCTGGGTAAGGAAAATCCTATTGCCCTGCGTAAGGCCGAGGTAAATAAAATGCTCGGTAAAATGGATGAAATGGCCGAAACCGGTGGGGTGAGCATGAGTGAGCCGTTTATTGTTGGTGAAACCATCAAGATCATAGAAGGGCCTTTCAACGACTTTAATGGTATCATTGAAGAAGTGAACGACGAGAAGAAGAAGTTAAAAGTAACAGTGAAGATCTTCGGCCGTTCAACGCCGGTGGAGCTGAACTACATGCAGGTTGAAAAATTAAGTTAA
- the secE gene encoding preprotein translocase subunit SecE, whose product MNKISTYLRESYRELVEKVTWPTWTQLQQSTVIVLVATLLITGVVWFMDLVAQWMLHQLYSLF is encoded by the coding sequence ATGAACAAAATATCAACTTACCTCAGGGAATCATACCGGGAATTGGTTGAAAAGGTCACCTGGCCTACCTGGACGCAATTACAGCAGTCTACAGTTATTGTGCTGGTAGCTACCTTGTTGATCACCGGAGTGGTTTGGTTTATGGACCTGGTTGCCCAGTGGATGCTTCATCAACTATATTCACTATTTTAA
- the tuf gene encoding elongation factor Tu: MSKETFKRDKPHVNVGTIGHIDHGKTTLTAAITTILAKSGLATAKKYDEIDAAPEEKERGITINTAHVEYQTANRHYAHVDCPGHADYVKNMITGAAQMDGAILVVAATDGPMPQTKEHILLARQVGVPKMVVFMNKVDLVDDPELLELVEMEIRELLSFYGFDGDNTPIIKGSATGALAGEEKWVKGVLELMEAVDTYIPLPPRPVDQPFLMSVEDVFSITGRGTVATGRIERGRIKVGEGVEIVGLVEKPIVSTVTGVEMFRKLLDEGEAGDNAGLLLRGIDKKDIRRGMVIVKPGSITPHTEFRGEVYVLSKEEGGRHTPFFNKYRPQFYFRTTDVTGEVELPAGTEMVMPGDNTNLHVKLIQPIAMEKGLKFAIREGGRTVGAGQVTEILK, encoded by the coding sequence ATGTCAAAAGAGACTTTCAAGAGGGATAAACCTCACGTTAACGTTGGTACTATCGGTCACATTGACCACGGTAAAACCACTTTAACTGCCGCTATCACTACCATCCTGGCTAAGTCAGGTCTGGCCACGGCAAAAAAATATGACGAAATCGACGCAGCTCCTGAAGAAAAAGAGCGTGGTATCACAATTAACACCGCGCACGTGGAATATCAAACTGCGAATCGTCACTATGCACACGTGGATTGCCCTGGTCACGCTGACTATGTGAAGAACATGATCACTGGTGCTGCACAGATGGATGGTGCTATTCTGGTTGTGGCTGCTACAGATGGTCCTATGCCCCAAACTAAAGAACACATCCTGCTTGCTCGTCAGGTAGGCGTTCCTAAAATGGTGGTATTCATGAATAAAGTTGACCTGGTTGATGATCCAGAGTTACTGGAGCTGGTTGAAATGGAAATCCGCGAGCTGTTAAGCTTCTACGGTTTCGACGGCGACAATACTCCTATCATCAAAGGTTCTGCAACCGGCGCTCTGGCTGGTGAAGAAAAATGGGTTAAAGGTGTATTGGAACTGATGGAAGCAGTAGATACTTACATTCCTCTGCCTCCTCGTCCGGTTGACCAACCATTCCTGATGTCAGTTGAAGACGTATTCTCTATTACTGGTCGTGGTACTGTTGCTACTGGCCGTATCGAGAGAGGTCGTATTAAAGTAGGTGAAGGTGTAGAAATCGTAGGTCTGGTTGAAAAACCAATCGTTTCTACTGTAACTGGTGTGGAAATGTTCCGTAAATTGTTGGATGAAGGTGAAGCTGGTGATAATGCTGGTCTGCTGTTACGCGGTATCGATAAAAAAGATATCCGTCGCGGTATGGTAATCGTAAAACCAGGTTCTATCACTCCTCACACTGAGTTCAGAGGTGAAGTTTACGTACTGAGCAAAGAAGAAGGTGGACGTCATACTCCATTCTTCAACAAATATCGTCCTCAGTTCTACTTCCGTACTACTGACGTTACCGGTGAAGTAGAATTACCAGCTGGTACTGAGATGGTAATGCCTGGTGATAACACCAACCTGCATGTAAAACTGATCCAACCTATCGCGATGGAAAAAGGTTTGAAATTCGCGATCCGTGAAGGTGGACGTACAGTAGGTGCCGGTCAGGTTACTGAAATCCTGAAATAA
- a CDS encoding HPF/RaiA family ribosome-associated protein, translating into MNVNIQSVRFTADAKLIEYVNRKLQKINTFHDRIIKVDVYLKLDNVVHTIKDKVAEIRVQVPRHQFFVKSSSKSFEESFDTALESLVSQVKRQKEKQAA; encoded by the coding sequence ATGAACGTAAACATTCAGTCTGTGCGGTTTACTGCTGATGCAAAATTGATCGAATATGTTAATCGTAAACTTCAAAAAATTAATACCTTTCACGACCGCATTATCAAGGTTGACGTATACCTGAAGTTGGATAATGTAGTACATACAATAAAAGACAAAGTCGCAGAAATAAGAGTACAGGTCCCACGTCACCAGTTTTTTGTGAAATCAAGTTCCAAATCGTTTGAAGAGTCATTTGATACAGCCCTGGAATCGTTGGTTAGCCAGGTAAAGAGACAAAAGGAAAAGCAAGCTGCCTGA